The nucleotide sequence GCTCGAGTTGTTGCTCGAGGAAAATTTTGCCATTGTCGCCGCGGGCGTTCATGCGCCGAGAAACACCACCGTGTCCACTgcatctccttcttcttcctttctttttcggtgtgcgccagagagaggagagaagagagtgAGGGGAGGACTCCGGCGAGCTAGAGCAAGGCTCTGCCCCACCATTAGCTACGCGGTTTTACTGATCATTCAAGTGATGCTCGTGTATGCAGCTCGTGATCCCATGGGTGCGGTCGTTCAGGGGCAAGACGGAGGAGGAGAAGTCTGAGTGGATGGAGCAGACGTTCATCGCCGTGGAGACCCTGGAAGGAGCCCTCAGGGAGAGCTCCAAGGGCAAGGGCTTCTTCGGCGGCGACAATGTCGGGCTCGTGGACGTCGTGCTAGGCAGCCTGCTCACGTGGGTGCACGCGACCGAGGTGATGTCGGGGACCAAGATGTTTGACCCTGCTAAGACCCCACTGCTGGCCGCTTGGATGCAGCGCTTCGACGAGCTTGACGGTGCCAAGGCCGTCATGTCGGACGTTAATAGGATGGTCGAGTTCAAGACGAGGCAGGTGCAGGCCATCTCTGTCGCTGCAGCTTCACAGCGTCAGTAAACTAAGCTGGCATTAGGTGTTGGAAACTAGGAATACCCCTGTACCCGTTATGTGAGGATTTATTTTGCATATTTGCTTAGAAAGAATTTATTGCTACACCGTACTGTTCTAATGTATTGTATCTTTTGATCGTCATTTGTGTGTGAATCTATCATCTGCTTGATGTGATGCGATAAGAATAACTCTTTACACAAGCAAGAGTTATCGAGTTTCTACACTCGTTCTCAAATGCACCCTCGTGAAATATACAATATAAATGCTCtcgaaaaaatataaaatatagaaATATATAGTTTAGAAATAAAAAATATTAATTTTTTGGGCAACAAATATTGTTGAATTATCTTCCTGCATGCAAATTTTCGTGATGAGTTGTCCGAAGAACACTTTTAGTGTGTCATGAGCTGATGTGCTCAGATTTTAAAGGTTATTTATTTTGAAATGAATAAAGTATTTAGTTAGATACTTCCTCTGTCTCTCAATAAATGTCGTAGACTTAGTACAACTTTATTTTCTAAGAAGAAGTGGAACTATTCAAATGGCAAGACCAGAAATACGAATTCCAAAAAGAATACAAGTACTAAATGATGTTAAAACTTCACAAAATATTACAAATGATCATAAAACCTTCACAAAACATCACATGCATTAATTTTCCTTGGCACCATTACATCAAGAATCCACATACAAACAACAATCATAATGCTATATAGAAAACATCCACTCTTTTTTATTCAATGGAACTCACGTTCCCATGATGTTTACTTGTTCTctgaagcagcggcggcggcggcagcctgtGCCTGCCTCTTCTTGGCAAATTCGACCACCCTATCAACTTCTGGCAACGCCTCCTTGGCAGCGTCGAGCTCGCTAAAGCGCTCCATCCACGCTGCCAGGAGCGGAGTCTTAACAGGATCAAAGATCTTGGTTCCGGACATCACTTCTGTCGCGTTCAACCAGGAGAGCAGGCTTCCAAGTGAAACGTCCACAAGCCCGACGGTCTCACCACCAAAGTAGCCCTCTCCCTTGGAGCACTCCCTCAGGGCTCCTTCCAATGTCTCCACCGCGGCAAATGTTTGCTTAACCCCCTCGGACTTCTCCTCCTCTGTCTTGGCCCTTAATGACTATACCCATGGGGTGACGAGCTGCACAAAATCACATTACATTAGTAAAATCAAACCCCGAATGCCCGTGCCATAAATTTCAATGCATAAAAAGATACATGTGCAACCTTGTCGTCAATGTAGGCGGCCCAGAAGCGGGCAATGGCGCGTTCGTAGGGGtcagagggaaggagagaggggccGATGCCGGCGAACGCCTCATCGATGTACTGCACGATGATCACTGACTCGCAAATGGGTTTTCCGTTGTGGACGAGCACGGGCACCTTCTTGTGCACCGGGTTCGAGCTGAGGAGGAGCTCGCTCTTGTTGCTGAGGTCCTCCTCGACATCCTCGAAGCTCAGGCCTTTGAAGTTTAGCGCAAGCTTCACCCTGGTGACAAATGGACTTGCCCAAGCGCCGAGCAGCTTCAAGTCGTCTCCTCCGGCCATGGTCTCCTGCTAGATCTGTGTATGAAGGTTGAGCTGCTTGTTATGGCTTGTGTTTCGTTAGGTGGTTGGTGGATCAGAGTTATATG is from Triticum aestivum cultivar Chinese Spring chromosome 1B, IWGSC CS RefSeq v2.1, whole genome shotgun sequence and encodes:
- the LOC123123831 gene encoding probable glutathione S-transferase GSTU6, with translation MAGGDELKLLGSWLSPFATRVKLALTLKGLSYENLEEDLSNKSELLLSSNPVHKKVPVLIHNGASVCESIIILQYIDEAFADIGPSLVPPDPHQCAAARFWAAYIDDKLVIPWVRSFRGKTEEEKSEWMEQTFIAVETLEGALRESSKGKGFFGGDNVGLVDVVLGSLLTWVHATEVMSGTKMFDPAKTPLLAAWMQRFDELDGAKAVMSDVNRMVEFKTRQVQAISVAAASQRQ